A genomic stretch from Dissulfurispira thermophila includes:
- the ileS gene encoding isoleucine--tRNA ligase, whose translation MPIDYKDTLNLPQTDFPMKANLNQKEPEILEFWENKRIYQKIQEKNKGNKSFILHDGPPYANGNIHIGHALNKILKDIIVKYKSMQGYYSPYVPGWDCHGLPIELQVDKEISKLKAQSSKVEGSELILQKRQFCREYADKFVNIQRQEFKRLGVFGDWQKPYLTMSYDYEASIVREFFKFVKNGSVYKGKKPVHWCPSCVTALAEAEVEYAEKESPSIFVRFQIVEDDILKYLPQLMGKKVYIVIWTTTPWTLPANLALAVHPELVYAAIEDGEVIHIVAEDNLTNLKGKGIIKGDVILKISGDKLQGIRTKHPFIERQSNVVLGDFVTVGEGSGIVHIAPGHGEDDYEVGLKYGLDIYAPVDDKGKFTKHVPEFEGQFVFKANEGIIELLKEKGALLNVDKIKHSYPHCWRCKKPVIFRATAQWFISMQKRNLRQKCLKEIERVEWIPSWGKERIYTMLLNRPDWCVSRQRSWGVPITLITCEDCGAFIEDEELFDKIVKLIGQQGADVWFKTDIGDLLRDGYRCKCGSTSFKKEMDILDVWFDSGVSHAAVLERDERLSWPAEMYLEGSDQHRGWFQSSLLVSVGTRDRAPYNIVLTHGFTVDGQGKKMSKSLGNVIAPDEVIKANGADILRLWVSAEDYRDDVRLSKEIINRLTEAYRKIRNTERFLLGNIYDYDRKDYSKDLLEIDRWAMSRLQNLIRKVTEAYEDFNFHEVFHLLYNFCIVDMSSFYLDILKDRLYTFRADSKERRAAQWVMYQILIDMTRLTAPILSFTAEEIWQTLQKTEDRRQGIEFLEESVFLSDFPTVREEFVDKELERRWERLIKIRDEANKALEIKRKDKFIGNSLEARLVFYLPADELKLLENYRDFLATLFIVSEAEIYPSEQKRGDVYESAEIKNMFISVEKASGAKCERCWNWSESVGKFEDYPQICKRCYSAIR comes from the coding sequence ATGCCGATTGATTACAAAGATACACTCAATTTGCCGCAGACAGATTTTCCGATGAAGGCTAATCTTAATCAGAAGGAGCCTGAAATACTGGAGTTCTGGGAAAATAAGAGGATATATCAGAAGATTCAGGAGAAGAATAAAGGCAATAAGAGTTTTATCCTTCACGACGGGCCGCCTTATGCAAACGGCAATATCCATATAGGGCATGCGTTAAACAAGATTCTCAAAGACATTATCGTCAAATACAAATCTATGCAAGGATATTATTCACCTTATGTGCCCGGATGGGACTGCCACGGTCTTCCTATAGAACTACAGGTGGATAAAGAAATCTCAAAACTCAAGGCTCAAAGTTCAAAAGTGGAAGGCTCTGAACTGATTTTACAAAAAAGACAATTCTGCAGAGAATATGCCGATAAGTTCGTAAATATCCAGAGACAGGAGTTTAAAAGACTTGGTGTATTTGGTGATTGGCAAAAGCCATATCTCACAATGTCATATGATTATGAGGCATCTATTGTGAGAGAGTTTTTTAAATTCGTAAAAAATGGCTCTGTTTATAAAGGAAAGAAACCCGTGCATTGGTGCCCTTCGTGTGTTACTGCTCTTGCAGAGGCAGAGGTGGAGTATGCAGAGAAGGAATCACCTTCGATATTTGTAAGATTTCAGATTGTAGAGGATGACATTTTAAAGTACCTTCCACAATTAATGGGCAAGAAAGTATATATCGTCATCTGGACAACCACTCCTTGGACACTCCCGGCAAATCTTGCACTTGCAGTGCATCCCGAGCTTGTCTATGCTGCCATTGAAGATGGTGAAGTAATACATATAGTTGCAGAGGATAATCTTACTAATCTCAAGGGAAAAGGCATTATCAAAGGAGATGTCATCTTGAAAATTTCTGGCGACAAACTCCAGGGCATAAGGACAAAACATCCTTTTATAGAAAGGCAATCAAATGTTGTTCTTGGAGATTTCGTTACTGTTGGTGAAGGTTCTGGTATTGTTCATATTGCTCCAGGTCATGGCGAGGATGACTATGAGGTAGGGCTTAAATACGGACTTGATATATATGCACCTGTGGATGACAAGGGTAAATTCACAAAACATGTTCCTGAGTTTGAGGGACAATTTGTATTTAAGGCAAATGAAGGGATTATAGAATTATTGAAAGAAAAAGGCGCTCTTTTGAATGTTGATAAAATCAAGCATTCATATCCTCACTGCTGGAGATGTAAAAAGCCTGTGATATTCAGGGCAACTGCTCAGTGGTTTATATCAATGCAAAAGAGGAATCTCAGGCAGAAGTGCCTGAAGGAGATAGAGAGGGTTGAATGGATTCCTTCATGGGGCAAGGAGAGAATATATACAATGCTCTTAAACAGGCCTGACTGGTGTGTTTCGAGACAGAGGTCATGGGGAGTGCCTATTACTCTTATCACATGCGAAGATTGTGGGGCATTTATCGAGGATGAAGAATTGTTTGATAAAATAGTGAAACTCATAGGGCAGCAAGGTGCTGATGTTTGGTTTAAGACAGATATTGGAGATTTGCTTAGAGATGGATATAGATGCAAGTGCGGCAGCACATCTTTTAAAAAGGAAATGGATATTCTCGATGTTTGGTTTGATTCAGGAGTTAGCCATGCTGCTGTTTTAGAAAGGGATGAGAGACTTTCATGGCCAGCGGAAATGTATCTTGAAGGCAGTGATCAGCACAGAGGTTGGTTTCAGAGTTCGCTCCTTGTGTCTGTTGGCACGAGGGACAGGGCGCCTTATAACATTGTCCTTACACATGGATTCACTGTTGATGGACAGGGTAAGAAGATGTCAAAGTCTCTTGGAAATGTTATAGCTCCTGATGAGGTGATAAAGGCAAATGGTGCAGACATTCTCAGGTTGTGGGTATCTGCAGAGGATTATCGTGATGATGTAAGACTTTCAAAGGAGATAATAAATAGACTTACAGAGGCATACAGAAAGATAAGAAATACTGAAAGATTCCTTCTGGGCAATATCTATGACTATGATAGAAAGGACTATAGTAAAGACCTTCTTGAGATAGACAGATGGGCAATGAGCAGGCTTCAAAATTTAATTCGAAAGGTCACAGAGGCTTATGAAGACTTTAATTTTCATGAGGTATTTCATTTGCTGTATAACTTTTGCATTGTTGATATGAGTTCTTTTTATCTCGATATTCTGAAAGATCGTCTTTATACATTCAGAGCAGATTCTAAAGAAAGAAGAGCTGCCCAATGGGTTATGTATCAGATACTTATTGATATGACAAGGCTCACAGCTCCTATACTGTCGTTTACAGCAGAAGAGATATGGCAGACTCTACAGAAGACAGAAGACAGAAGACAGGGAATAGAATTTTTAGAAGAGAGTGTTTTTCTATCTGATTTTCCAACTGTGAGGGAGGAGTTTGTTGATAAGGAATTAGAGAGGAGATGGGAAAGGCTTATAAAGATCAGGGATGAGGCAAATAAGGCACTTGAGATAAAGAGGAAGGATAAATTTATAGGCAATTCCCTCGAGGCAAGGCTTGTTTTTTATTTGCCGGCTGATGAGTTAAAACTTCTTGAAAATTACAGAGACTTTCTTGCTACCCTTTTTATTGTATCTGAAGCAGAGATTTATCCATCTGAACAAAAAAGGGGTGATGTTTATGAAAGTGCAGAGATTAAAAATATGTTTATAAGTGTAGAAAAGGCATCTGGAGCAAAGTGCGAGAGGTGCTGGAACTGGAGTGAATCAGTGGGTAAATTCGAAGACTATCCACAAATCTGTAAGAGATGCTACAGCGCAATTAGATGA
- a CDS encoding dihydrolipoamide acetyltransferase family protein — MPFDFALPDLGEGITEGEIRKWLVKEGDAIEEHQSVLEIETDKAIAEVPSPKKGRVLKINKDIGDVAKVGEILMTIIEEGEVAEEKPIHEERPKSVSVVGVLPEEEEEILAAPAVRALAKELGVRLETIKGSGPGGSITKEDVIEASEKAKKAEDQYGVIERMPVKGLRRTIAKNLILSQKTTAFVTGMEEADITELWNLRDREKKSLLDKGIYLTFLPFFIKAVHHALVEHPLLNASVDEEKEEIIIKKYYNIGIAVDTPDGLMVPVIKDVDKKTILELAKEIQDLSQKARERKIKLEEMRGSTFTITNYGHFGGTFATPIINYPDVAILGTGKISDKPWIKNGQIVIRKILPLSLTFDHRVTDGVDSAKFLSKVIQYLEDPALLFIESA; from the coding sequence ATGCCATTTGATTTTGCATTGCCTGATTTGGGTGAGGGTATAACAGAGGGTGAAATAAGGAAATGGCTTGTTAAAGAAGGTGATGCCATAGAAGAACACCAGAGCGTTTTAGAAATAGAGACTGACAAGGCAATTGCGGAAGTGCCTTCTCCAAAAAAAGGTAGGGTGTTGAAGATTAATAAAGATATTGGCGATGTAGCAAAGGTTGGGGAGATATTAATGACTATTATTGAAGAGGGGGAGGTTGCAGAAGAAAAACCAATACATGAGGAAAGACCAAAATCTGTCTCTGTTGTTGGTGTTTTGCCAGAGGAGGAAGAGGAAATTCTTGCAGCACCAGCAGTAAGGGCACTTGCAAAAGAACTTGGTGTTAGGCTTGAGACAATTAAGGGTTCAGGTCCCGGCGGAAGCATTACAAAAGAAGATGTTATAGAGGCATCTGAAAAGGCTAAAAAGGCAGAAGACCAATACGGAGTTATAGAGAGGATGCCTGTTAAGGGTTTAAGGAGAACTATAGCAAAAAATCTCATATTGTCACAGAAAACAACTGCCTTTGTAACAGGTATGGAGGAAGCTGATATTACAGAGTTGTGGAATTTGCGTGACCGTGAAAAAAAATCGCTGCTTGATAAAGGCATCTATCTTACTTTTTTGCCTTTTTTCATAAAGGCTGTGCATCATGCCCTTGTAGAGCATCCATTGCTCAATGCCTCTGTGGATGAGGAAAAAGAAGAGATTATCATTAAAAAATATTACAACATAGGCATCGCAGTTGACACGCCCGATGGTCTCATGGTTCCTGTGATAAAAGATGTCGATAAAAAGACGATCCTCGAGCTTGCAAAGGAGATACAGGATTTGAGCCAAAAGGCGAGGGAGAGAAAGATAAAGCTCGAGGAAATGCGAGGAAGCACATTTACTATAACAAATTATGGACATTTTGGAGGGACATTTGCAACACCTATTATTAACTATCCTGATGTTGCAATATTAGGCACTGGAAAGATTTCTGATAAGCCATGGATTAAGAATGGGCAGATAGTGATAAGAAAGATACTTCCTTTATCTCTCACATTTGACCACAGGGTAACAGATGGCGTTGATTCAGCAAAGTTTTTGTCAAAGGTGATTCAATACCTCGAAGACCCAGCACTGCTGTTTATAGAAAGCGCATGA
- a CDS encoding TraB/GumN family protein → MKKFINRYLHTVLIIFFLNLFIHIPDAISQDKKNFLWEIKSDTATVYLLGSVHFMKKDAYPLDNKIEDAFKKSSILVVEANINDAAKADVQRLMANAYYRGDDTLDKHISRDTYELLKRETERIGIPIQMINKQKPWIIALTLSSLELMKLGFMPNDGIDIHFLSRAENKKIVELEGVNYQMRLISSFSDYEQELFLLYTLKDLKTTREDMNTLMSAWRNGDVKTMEAIIYKGNNMQLYPIYEKMIYERNSRMTSQIEQFLKTNETYFVVIGAAHLIGDSGIINALKGKGYSIKQH, encoded by the coding sequence ATGAAAAAATTCATAAATAGATATTTACATACAGTCTTAATCATATTCTTCCTCAATCTCTTTATCCATATACCTGATGCCATCTCACAGGACAAAAAGAATTTTCTATGGGAAATCAAATCAGACACAGCTACTGTTTATTTGCTTGGCTCTGTGCATTTTATGAAAAAAGATGCCTATCCATTAGACAATAAAATCGAAGATGCATTCAAAAAATCCAGTATCCTTGTAGTAGAGGCAAATATCAATGACGCAGCAAAGGCTGATGTCCAGAGACTCATGGCTAATGCCTATTATCGCGGTGACGATACACTCGATAAGCACATCTCAAGAGATACATATGAACTTTTAAAAAGAGAGACTGAACGAATTGGCATTCCAATACAGATGATTAACAAACAAAAACCCTGGATTATTGCACTGACTCTGTCATCATTAGAACTCATGAAACTCGGATTCATGCCAAATGATGGCATTGATATACACTTTCTTTCAAGGGCAGAAAACAAAAAAATAGTAGAACTCGAAGGCGTGAATTATCAAATGAGGCTTATCTCATCATTTTCAGATTATGAACAAGAACTATTTCTGCTTTATACATTAAAAGACCTGAAGACCACTCGAGAAGACATGAATACATTGATGAGTGCATGGAGAAATGGAGATGTAAAAACAATGGAGGCAATAATATATAAAGGAAACAACATGCAATTATACCCTATCTATGAAAAAATGATATATGAAAGAAACAGTCGCATGACATCACAGATAGAACAGTTTCTAAAAACAAATGAAACATATTTTGTGGTCATTGGTGCTGCACATCTTATTGGAGATAGTGGAATAATCAATGCACTTAAAGGGAAAGGATATTCTATAAAGCAGCATTAA
- a CDS encoding alpha-ketoacid dehydrogenase subunit beta — translation MPQNSKKLNMVQAINLALKEEMQRDKDVVILGEDVGRDGGVFRVTEGLLELFGEQRVIDTPLAESGIVGVAIGMAAYGLKPIAEIQFMGFIYSAIDQIFSHASRIRNRTRGRFTCPLVIRIPYGAGIKAPDLHSESTEALFCHMPGVKVVVPSSPYNAKGLLISSIRDPDPVIFLESTRLYRLIKEEVPEGEYTIPLGRARIVQEGRDVTIIAWGSMLHRAIQAVEGFDAEVIDLMTLVPFDEEAIFKSVKKTGRVVIIHEAPKTCGFGAEISATISEDAMLYLKAPIIRVAGYDVVMPLPKLEDYYMPTEGRIRKAMEEVMKY, via the coding sequence ATGCCCCAAAACTCAAAAAAACTTAATATGGTTCAAGCAATAAATCTTGCATTAAAAGAAGAGATGCAGAGGGATAAGGATGTTGTTATTCTTGGTGAGGATGTTGGGAGGGATGGGGGTGTATTCAGAGTTACAGAGGGATTGCTGGAGCTTTTTGGAGAACAAAGGGTTATTGATACACCGCTTGCGGAGTCAGGCATTGTTGGTGTTGCTATAGGGATGGCTGCATATGGTTTAAAACCTATTGCAGAAATACAGTTTATGGGTTTTATCTATTCTGCAATAGACCAGATATTTTCTCATGCATCAAGGATTCGTAATCGCACAAGGGGTAGATTTACATGTCCCCTTGTAATAAGGATTCCATATGGTGCGGGAATAAAGGCGCCTGACCTTCATTCAGAAAGCACAGAGGCATTATTCTGCCATATGCCGGGAGTGAAGGTTGTTGTGCCGTCATCGCCATATAATGCAAAGGGATTGCTTATTTCATCTATCAGAGATCCTGACCCTGTGATATTTCTTGAGTCAACAAGGCTTTACCGCCTTATAAAAGAAGAAGTCCCTGAAGGAGAATATACTATTCCGCTTGGAAGGGCAAGGATAGTTCAGGAAGGAAGGGATGTTACTATCATTGCATGGGGAAGTATGCTACATAGAGCAATTCAGGCAGTTGAGGGGTTTGATGCAGAGGTAATAGATTTGATGACACTCGTTCCTTTTGATGAAGAGGCTATATTTAAGTCAGTGAAAAAGACAGGTCGTGTTGTTATTATCCATGAGGCGCCAAAGACCTGTGGATTTGGTGCAGAGATTTCTGCAACGATCTCAGAGGATGCGATGCTTTATTTAAAGGCACCGATTATAAGGGTTGCAGGATATGATGTTGTTATGCCTCTTCCAAAACTTGAGGACTATTACATGCCTACTGAGGGGAGGATAAGAAAGGCAATGGAAGAGGTAATGAAATATTAA
- the istB gene encoding IS21-like element helper ATPase IstB: MTELNRQIESHMRSLKLKGMITAYRDLSERASKSNLRYEEYLALLLEAEVKRKTESSIKAKMAKSRLPYIKTIEEFDFSFQPGLRDKEVIKLSSLEFIAQKANVIFLGPPGVGKTHLSVGLAIKACTARLRVLFMTAQGLIEDLMLSKRQGNLVERLLFYSRLHLLIIDELGYMPITREQANLLFQLISMRYEKGSIILTSNYNFDEWGKVFEDPVVASAIIDRVVHHASIFYISGESYRLKNKLKKAN, encoded by the coding sequence ATGACAGAGCTGAACAGACAGATAGAGAGTCACATGAGGTCATTGAAGCTCAAAGGCATGATAACTGCCTACAGAGACCTCTCAGAGAGGGCATCAAAGAGCAACCTCAGATATGAAGAATACCTTGCCCTGTTACTTGAGGCAGAGGTAAAGAGGAAGACAGAAAGCTCAATAAAGGCAAAGATGGCAAAGAGCAGACTTCCCTACATAAAGACCATTGAGGAATTTGACTTCAGCTTCCAGCCGGGCCTCAGAGACAAAGAAGTAATAAAGCTCAGCAGCCTTGAATTCATAGCTCAAAAGGCAAATGTGATATTCCTCGGTCCTCCCGGGGTAGGCAAAACCCATCTCTCCGTAGGGCTTGCCATAAAGGCATGCACAGCAAGGCTCAGGGTGCTCTTTATGACAGCCCAGGGACTCATAGAAGACCTCATGCTCTCAAAGAGACAGGGAAACCTTGTAGAAAGACTCCTCTTTTACTCAAGGCTCCACCTGCTGATAATAGATGAACTGGGCTACATGCCGATAACGAGAGAGCAGGCAAATCTCCTGTTTCAACTCATCTCAATGAGATACGAAAAAGGCTCAATAATCCTTACAAGCAACTACAACTTTGACGAATGGGGAAAGGTATTTGAAGACCCTGTTGTAGCCTCAGCCATAATAGACAGAGTTGTGCATCATGCAAGCATATTCTATATAAGTGGAGAAAGCTACAGACTGAAGAACAAATTGAAGAAGGCAAATTGA
- a CDS encoding amino acid ABC transporter ATP-binding protein: MIKVKNLHKYYGQYHLFKGINLDIQKGEVVVFIGPSGSGKSTFLRCINGLEYFQDGEIDVDDVALHSINRLRPNKKDIEAIRKIRLKVGMVFQQFNLFPHMTVMENIIEAPTRVLGMNKNEAIENANMLLRRINIEEKANSYPDELSGGEQQRAAIARALAMRPEAMLFDEPTSSLDPEMVGEVLAVIKDLVEEGMTALIATHEMDFAKEVADRIVVFDKGDIIEIGTPDEIFTNPKIERTKIFLNRTQRNAVPLKP; the protein is encoded by the coding sequence ATGATAAAAGTAAAAAATCTTCATAAATACTACGGACAATACCATCTCTTCAAAGGAATCAACCTTGATATACAAAAGGGTGAGGTCGTAGTATTCATTGGCCCTTCTGGAAGTGGTAAGAGCACATTTTTGAGATGCATAAATGGACTCGAATATTTTCAAGATGGCGAGATAGATGTAGATGATGTTGCACTGCACTCCATAAATAGATTAAGACCAAACAAAAAGGACATAGAAGCCATAAGGAAAATCAGGCTCAAGGTGGGAATGGTGTTTCAGCAATTCAATCTATTTCCTCATATGACTGTCATGGAAAATATCATCGAGGCTCCAACAAGAGTGCTTGGCATGAATAAAAATGAGGCTATAGAAAATGCCAACATGCTCTTAAGAAGAATAAACATCGAGGAAAAGGCAAACTCATATCCCGACGAACTTTCTGGTGGAGAACAACAGAGAGCAGCAATAGCAAGGGCACTTGCAATGAGGCCCGAGGCAATGCTCTTTGACGAGCCAACATCATCCCTTGATCCAGAGATGGTCGGAGAAGTGCTCGCTGTAATTAAAGACCTTGTGGAAGAAGGAATGACAGCTCTGATAGCAACTCATGAGATGGATTTTGCAAAAGAAGTTGCAGACAGAATAGTTGTCTTTGATAAAGGAGATATAATAGAAATAGGGACTCCTGATGAGATATTTACAAATCCAAAAATAGAAAGGACAAAAATATTTTTAAACAGAACTCAAAGGAATGCAGTCCCTTTAAAACCCTGA
- the pdhA gene encoding pyruvate dehydrogenase (acetyl-transferring) E1 component subunit alpha, whose translation MPEEIIESLNVRYINILNENGDVDESLMPSLSQSEIKKIYELLILSRTFDRYALNLQREGRIGTYASILGQEASQIGSAFAIEKSDWVFPSFREMGVYITLGYPVYMLFQYWSGDERGMQTPEGLNIFPLCVPVGTQVPHAVGAAMAAKYKGDKIAVICYFGDGGTSKGDFHEGFNMAGVFKLPVVFICQNNQWAISVPRSRQTASKTLAQKAFAYGFEGIQVDGNDVFAVYKVVREALDKAKDGGGPTFIECVTYRMGDHTTADDASRYRSKDEVEAWRSKDPIARLKLFMEKNMLWTDEYQKEIEGKAKDMNDEAVKMAESVEKQHFEEMFKYTYERLTFRQIKEMKDF comes from the coding sequence ATGCCTGAAGAAATAATAGAATCTCTAAATGTAAGATATATCAACATACTCAATGAGAATGGGGATGTGGATGAATCCCTCATGCCTTCCCTATCACAATCTGAGATAAAAAAGATATATGAGTTACTTATCCTATCAAGAACCTTTGACCGCTATGCCTTAAACCTTCAAAGAGAAGGCCGCATAGGTACATATGCATCAATTTTGGGACAGGAGGCATCGCAGATCGGAAGTGCATTTGCGATTGAGAAATCTGATTGGGTATTTCCATCATTCAGGGAGATGGGTGTCTATATAACTCTGGGATATCCCGTCTATATGCTTTTTCAATACTGGTCAGGGGATGAAAGGGGCATGCAAACACCTGAAGGCTTGAATATATTTCCTCTTTGTGTACCTGTGGGAACGCAGGTTCCTCATGCAGTAGGTGCCGCGATGGCTGCAAAATATAAAGGCGATAAGATAGCTGTCATCTGTTATTTCGGTGATGGAGGCACATCAAAAGGTGATTTTCATGAGGGATTCAATATGGCAGGTGTATTCAAGCTGCCTGTAGTCTTTATCTGCCAGAATAACCAGTGGGCAATATCTGTTCCGCGAAGCAGACAGACTGCATCAAAGACCCTTGCACAAAAGGCATTTGCCTATGGATTTGAGGGTATTCAGGTTGATGGAAATGATGTATTTGCTGTTTATAAAGTTGTAAGAGAGGCATTAGATAAGGCAAAAGACGGTGGAGGCCCCACATTTATAGAATGTGTTACTTATAGGATGGGAGACCACACGACCGCAGATGATGCATCGAGGTATCGTTCAAAAGATGAGGTCGAGGCATGGAGGTCAAAAGACCCAATTGCGAGACTTAAATTATTTATGGAGAAAAATATGCTATGGACAGATGAGTATCAAAAAGAGATTGAGGGAAAAGCAAAGGATATGAACGATGAAGCTGTTAAGATGGCGGAATCAGTAGAAAAGCAGCATTTTGAGGAGATGTTTAAATACACTTATGAAAGACTTACATTTAGGCAGATAAAGGAGATGAAGGATTTCTAA
- a CDS encoding acetate--CoA ligase family protein yields MSLDCLFNPESIALVGAAHSEEKLGGVILKNLLKFRGRVYPVNPNYTELMGLKTYPSAKDISESIDLTIIIRPASEVPEILKELQDKTKCVIIASSGFAEIGQKKLQDEVKKIGKEIGVRILGPNCMGLYNPYQRLDTFFLPYERLRRPKKGNASVVSQSGAILSCLLAALRKANTGISKAIGYGNAIDIDESDIYEYLCEDKDTQVVISYIESVGDGRKFIEKAKMVSEKKPFIILKAGKGLSGEKAAFSHTGRLAGKYEIFHSIIKQFGIKEAMDFDELIDAAKALSYQRPSKGSRVCIITNGGGSGVLSADECMRYGLDVAKLPDDKAERLGHLFPYFYGINNPIDLTAQVRDEDYITALNELKDDYDGFIIIALPNVMGITKRLPEMIKNAITDMNKPVVFHIPVNGVAKRLISHLEKMKIPVYPSPERAVRGLKALLMF; encoded by the coding sequence ATGAGCCTTGATTGTCTTTTTAATCCTGAATCTATTGCTCTTGTCGGTGCTGCACATAGTGAGGAAAAGTTGGGAGGGGTAATACTCAAAAATCTGCTTAAATTCAGAGGCAGGGTTTATCCAGTAAACCCAAATTATACAGAACTCATGGGCTTGAAGACTTATCCTTCTGCTAAAGATATTTCCGAGTCTATTGATTTGACAATAATCATAAGGCCCGCATCAGAAGTTCCAGAAATACTCAAAGAACTTCAAGATAAAACTAAGTGTGTAATTATTGCCAGTTCAGGTTTTGCAGAGATTGGACAAAAGAAACTTCAGGATGAGGTAAAAAAGATAGGAAAAGAAATTGGTGTTAGAATTTTAGGGCCTAACTGTATGGGATTGTATAATCCATATCAAAGGCTCGATACATTTTTTCTCCCATATGAGAGGTTAAGGAGGCCTAAAAAAGGCAATGCATCTGTTGTATCACAAAGCGGTGCGATTTTAAGCTGTCTTCTTGCTGCTTTAAGGAAGGCAAATACAGGCATATCAAAGGCAATTGGTTATGGCAATGCTATAGATATAGATGAGTCTGACATATATGAATATCTTTGTGAGGATAAAGATACACAGGTTGTAATCTCCTATATCGAATCAGTTGGTGATGGGAGAAAATTCATAGAAAAGGCAAAGATGGTATCAGAAAAAAAGCCTTTTATTATCCTCAAGGCAGGGAAGGGTTTGAGCGGTGAGAAAGCAGCATTTTCACATACAGGTAGGCTTGCAGGTAAATATGAGATTTTTCATTCGATTATCAAACAGTTTGGGATAAAGGAGGCAATGGATTTTGATGAATTGATTGATGCTGCAAAGGCGCTTTCGTATCAGAGACCATCAAAAGGTAGTCGAGTTTGTATTATTACAAATGGTGGCGGTTCAGGGGTTCTATCTGCTGATGAATGCATGCGCTATGGTCTTGATGTTGCAAAATTACCTGATGATAAGGCAGAAAGGCTTGGGCATTTATTTCCATATTTCTATGGGATCAATAATCCCATTGACCTGACTGCGCAAGTAAGAGATGAAGATTATATTACAGCACTGAATGAACTCAAAGATGATTATGATGGCTTTATAATTATTGCCTTGCCGAATGTTATGGGTATAACAAAGAGACTGCCAGAGATGATTAAAAATGCAATAACAGATATGAATAAACCTGTAGTCTTTCATATCCCTGTAAACGGTGTTGCAAAAAGGCTTATCTCTCACCTTGAGAAGATGAAAATACCTGTCTATCCATCACCAGAAAGGGCAGTGCGAGGTTTAAAGGCATTATTGATGTTTTAA
- the lspA gene encoding signal peptidase II: MKRLLGEVVKSSTSPLHRFTDSPNKSLTSESLFSGFCPFIIALFVFILDQFTKYLVKSYVSPHEIIRVLSFFNIVYVENIGSAFGMFKSLGNIFFIIVAILAVVFVSIFIIKDEGNRLGFSLILGGAIGNLTDRIVHGYVIDFLDFYVGRLHWPAFNIADSALTVGIFILMINLLKGTTSLKA, from the coding sequence GTGAAGAGGTTATTAGGTGAAGTGGTGAAGAGTTCCACTTCACCACTTCACCGCTTCACTGATTCACCAAATAAAAGTCTGACTTCTGAAAGTCTGTTTTCTGGCTTCTGTCCTTTTATAATTGCTCTATTTGTCTTTATCCTTGATCAGTTTACTAAGTACCTTGTAAAGAGCTATGTTAGTCCACATGAGATTATAAGGGTGCTGTCTTTTTTCAATATTGTCTATGTTGAAAATATTGGCTCTGCATTTGGAATGTTTAAGAGTCTTGGCAATATTTTCTTTATAATAGTTGCGATATTAGCTGTGGTTTTCGTATCAATCTTTATTATTAAAGATGAAGGCAATAGACTGGGTTTTTCTCTTATACTTGGCGGTGCTATAGGGAATCTTACGGACAGGATTGTTCACGGCTATGTTATAGATTTTCTGGATTTTTATGTAGGCAGATTACACTGGCCAGCATTCAATATTGCTGATTCAGCATTGACGGTCGGGATTTTTATATTGATGATAAATTTACTTAAAGGGACTACGTCCCTCAAAGCTTAA